A genomic stretch from Candidatus Anoxymicrobium japonicum includes:
- a CDS encoding ATP-dependent helicase: protein MGVIVGDARILSEIIEKPVPLSAEQRTAVMSASRYVRIIAGAGTGKTETLTRRIVYLVLHEEVAPRNIVAFTFTDKAALSMRSRVYDRLRRLKSEKECARLGEAYIGTIHGFCLRLLEERFQFGDHEVLDENQEFAFLMRNGWSMGLGKGARYDRACLTFLRSVNVVNDELLDRGELKRLAPEFNRRLARYEEMLERHRYLTFGGMISRAIASLCENPDAARYIEHLLVDEYQDINRAQESLIKLLATAAAIFAVGDPRQSIYQWRGSDEACFDDFTRHFEDVHTVPISENRRSVRSIVALSNSFADTFEKRRYKHLVPARAGMGHTFIVEFETPLQEAEWVAGEIHKLVSGGVCHYGDCAILLRSVSTSAQPFIDALRKRRMPYVVGGKVGLFQRDEAQAVGRLLSWLSDDGFWVADPWTWSNRVEGDGLLETGMTLWTRGTGREASRRKLLLWKNGALSGEFRNLTEVYQGLLEALDFRDLDFSERGHAAAAANLGAMSNMLTDFEMPIRLGGRKPRWNSLVKNLCWYLNTYATGAYEQMPADRFGGLDAVAVMTVHQAKGLEWPLVFVPAMTRSRFPSRNTGRKQDWQVPRAMFAVERYEGAIDDERRLFYVALTRSRDVLCVSRFRRINNPCGESPFIKDVGAALVRLAPDEGLPSVMIGSRREDEVRTFQASEILTYLRCPHLYRMRHVWEYRPALATQMGYGRSLHHCLRHASELVRGGMMAPDAITAAVEERFYLPFAGSKELETARAKAELVLRRFAEEHAEEMGRIEEVEARLEFPVKRATIVGKVDVIIGGDDFREVRDYKTTDEVATFNNVSFQVRLYASGLGLVGKPVNRATVAYLNESRLEEVTLSPQHLREAVAEAERCIEGILEHQFDRAPGKHCSSCDYARICRRDQTT from the coding sequence GTGGGGGTCATCGTGGGCGATGCCAGGATACTCTCGGAAATTATTGAAAAACCCGTTCCACTGTCCGCCGAGCAGCGAACCGCGGTCATGTCCGCGAGCCGTTATGTGCGGATAATCGCGGGGGCCGGGACGGGCAAGACGGAAACGCTTACCAGAAGGATCGTTTACCTCGTCCTGCACGAGGAGGTCGCCCCGCGCAACATCGTCGCGTTCACGTTCACCGACAAGGCGGCTCTCAGCATGAGAAGCCGCGTTTACGACAGGTTGAGACGGCTCAAGAGTGAAAAGGAGTGCGCGAGGCTCGGCGAGGCCTACATAGGCACCATTCACGGGTTCTGTTTGCGGCTACTCGAGGAACGCTTCCAATTCGGGGATCACGAAGTGCTCGACGAGAACCAGGAGTTCGCGTTCCTGATGAGAAACGGCTGGAGCATGGGTCTGGGCAAGGGCGCCAGGTACGACAGGGCGTGCCTGACATTCCTTCGCTCCGTGAACGTCGTCAACGACGAACTCCTGGACAGGGGCGAGCTCAAGAGGCTCGCCCCGGAGTTCAACAGAAGACTGGCTCGCTACGAGGAAATGCTCGAGAGGCATCGCTACCTCACGTTCGGGGGTATGATTTCCAGGGCCATCGCCTCCCTGTGCGAGAACCCGGACGCCGCCCGCTACATTGAACACCTGCTGGTTGACGAATACCAGGACATCAACCGGGCGCAGGAGTCCCTGATCAAGCTGCTCGCGACCGCCGCCGCCATTTTCGCGGTCGGGGATCCTCGACAGAGCATCTACCAGTGGCGTGGTTCGGATGAGGCCTGCTTCGACGACTTTACGAGGCATTTCGAAGATGTCCACACGGTTCCCATAAGTGAGAACCGGCGGAGTGTCAGGAGTATCGTCGCGCTCTCGAATTCCTTCGCGGACACGTTCGAGAAGCGGCGGTACAAGCACCTCGTGCCCGCTCGGGCCGGGATGGGCCACACGTTCATAGTTGAGTTCGAGACTCCGCTTCAGGAGGCCGAATGGGTGGCGGGCGAGATACACAAACTCGTGAGTGGAGGCGTCTGTCACTACGGCGACTGCGCCATACTGCTCAGGAGCGTTTCGACATCCGCCCAGCCTTTCATCGACGCCCTCAGAAAGAGGCGCATGCCCTACGTGGTGGGAGGAAAGGTCGGCCTGTTTCAGCGAGACGAGGCACAGGCGGTCGGCAGGTTGTTGTCCTGGCTTTCCGACGACGGCTTCTGGGTGGCGGATCCATGGACCTGGTCCAACCGCGTTGAAGGTGACGGGCTACTGGAGACGGGGATGACCCTGTGGACGCGCGGGACGGGCCGGGAAGCCTCGAGGAGAAAACTGCTCCTCTGGAAGAATGGCGCCCTATCCGGCGAGTTCCGGAACCTGACGGAGGTTTACCAGGGACTGCTCGAGGCTCTTGATTTTCGTGATCTCGACTTCTCGGAGCGCGGGCATGCCGCCGCCGCGGCGAACCTGGGCGCCATGAGCAACATGCTGACCGACTTCGAGATGCCCATCCGACTGGGCGGTCGGAAGCCCCGCTGGAATTCTCTGGTGAAGAACCTGTGCTGGTACCTGAACACTTACGCGACCGGCGCCTACGAGCAGATGCCCGCCGACCGGTTCGGTGGCCTTGACGCGGTCGCCGTAATGACGGTTCACCAGGCGAAAGGCCTGGAGTGGCCGCTGGTGTTCGTTCCCGCCATGACCCGATCGCGCTTCCCGTCCAGGAATACCGGCCGAAAACAGGATTGGCAGGTTCCCCGCGCCATGTTCGCGGTCGAGCGCTACGAGGGCGCCATCGACGATGAGCGGAGGCTGTTCTACGTCGCGCTGACCCGCTCGCGTGACGTTCTCTGCGTCTCGAGATTCCGCCGCATAAACAATCCGTGTGGCGAGAGTCCGTTCATCAAGGACGTCGGCGCCGCCCTGGTGCGCCTCGCGCCCGATGAGGGCCTGCCCTCCGTTATGATCGGGAGCCGGCGGGAAGACGAGGTACGTACGTTTCAAGCGAGCGAGATACTCACCTACTTGAGGTGTCCGCACCTCTACAGGATGCGGCACGTGTGGGAGTACCGGCCCGCGCTCGCGACGCAGATGGGGTATGGGAGAAGTCTTCACCACTGCCTGCGTCACGCGTCCGAGCTCGTTCGCGGAGGAATGATGGCGCCCGACGCGATCACCGCCGCCGTGGAGGAGCGCTTTTACCTGCCGTTCGCGGGGAGTAAGGAACTCGAGACGGCGAGGGCGAAAGCGGAGCTCGTACTGCGACGCTTCGCTGAAGAACACGCCGAGGAAATGGGACGGATCGAAGAAGTCGAGGCGAGGCTGGAGTTCCCGGTGAAGAGGGCGACCATCGTTGGCAAGGTGGACGTGATAATCGGCGGAGACGACTTCAGGGAGGTCCGGGACTACAAAACGACCGACGAGGTCGCGACCTTCAACAACGTCTCGTTCCAGGTGCGCCTGTACGCGAGCGGCTTGGGTCTTGTCGGGAAGCCCGTCAACAGGGCGACGGTGGCCTACCTCAACGAGTCCAGGCTCGAGGAGGTGACACTATCCCCACAACACCTCCGTGAGGCGGTCGCGGAGGCCGAGCGCTGCATCGAGGGGATACTGGAGCATCAGTTCGATCGGGCGCCCGGGAAGCATTGCTCCAGTTGCGACTATGCGAGAATCTGCAGAAGAGATCAGACAACGTGA
- a CDS encoding pilus assembly protein gives MRFLETDTILRYLTCDDKEKAADVFALLQRVESGRERVVISPMVIFEVVFTLQSYYKVSKSEIKEKVLAILDLRGLILEHKNVFAAGLECYCEFNLPFADAFNACYMKSRGLNEIYTYDEDYDRIADIKRVAP, from the coding sequence ATGCGCTTCCTGGAAACCGACACGATCCTTCGTTATCTGACTTGTGATGACAAAGAAAAAGCCGCCGATGTCTTCGCGTTGCTTCAAAGGGTTGAGAGTGGCAGGGAACGGGTGGTCATAAGCCCGATGGTGATATTCGAGGTGGTGTTCACTCTCCAGTCGTACTACAAGGTGTCGAAGAGCGAGATAAAAGAGAAGGTGCTTGCCATACTCGACCTCAGGGGCCTCATCCTCGAACATAAAAACGTGTTTGCGGCGGGCCTTGAATGCTACTGCGAGTTCAACCTGCCTTTCGCTGATGCGTTCAACGCGTGTTACATGAAAAGCCGCGGGCTCAATGAGATCTACACTTACGACGAGGATTATGACAGGATAGCTGATATCAAAAGAGTCGCCCCGTGA
- a CDS encoding AbrB family transcriptional regulator: MPKITDRSVLTKKSQVTIPKKVREAIGVKPGDEVRFKVKGKTAVVEPVVSNLNKHFGSVKPKKKPEDFKKAREAFEKGVARNVAGDR; encoded by the coding sequence ATGCCGAAGATAACGGACAGGTCGGTCTTGACCAAGAAATCACAGGTCACCATACCCAAGAAAGTGCGAGAGGCCATAGGGGTGAAACCGGGTGATGAGGTGCGCTTCAAGGTGAAGGGGAAGACCGCTGTCGTAGAGCCGGTTGTGTCCAATTTGAATAAACACTTCGGTTCAGTTAAACCAAAGAAAAAGCCGGAGGACTTCAAGAAAGCGCGAGAAGCCTTTGAGAAAGGTGTCGCCAGGAACGTCGCGGGGGATCGTTAA